The sequence ACGGACGGCGGCGAGCACGCCTGGGGCGCCGACCTGCACTACGCCGACGGCACGGCGGGCGACGCAGGCAACAACCGCTACCCGGTCGAATACCCCCGCGCCTATGGGGAGTTGCTGAAGGAGTGCGGCAAGGCGCCGGTCACCTTCAGCCGCGCCGGCTTCACCGGTTCGCAGACCGCCGGCGCCTTCTGGGCCGGCGACGAGGACTCCACCTGGGCCGCCTACCGGCACTCGGTCAACGCCGGAATCACCGCCTCCGCGTGCGGCATCCTCTACTGGGGCTGGGACCTGGCCGGCTTCTCCGGTGACGTGCCGGACGCCGAACTCTATCTGCGGGCAACGGAGTTCTCCACGTTCGTCCCGATCATGCAGTACCACTCCGAGTTCAACCACCACCGCCTGCCGCTGCGTGACCGCACCCCGTGGAACATCGCCGAACGCTCCGGCGATCCTCGGGTACTGGAGGTCTTCCGCCGCTACGCCAAGCTGCGCGAGCGCCTGGTCCCCTACCTCGTCGCGGAGACGGAGGCGGGGCTCGCCGAGAACAAGCCGTTGATGCGGGGACTGTTCTTCGACCATGTCGACGACCCGGCCGTCTGGGACCACCAGGACCAGTTCCTCCTCGGGTCCGCACTGCTGGTCGCCCCGGTCACCGAGCCCGGTGCCACCGGTCGCAGCGTCTACCTGCCGGCCGGCGACTGGGTCGACGTGTGGACCGGCGAGCCCCTCACCGGCGGCGAAGTCATCGAGCGGCACGCGCCGTTGGGCACCATCCCGGTCTTCGCCACCGCCGCCCGCTGGCCGGACCTCGGCCCCCTCTTCACCGAGCCGGCCTGACCGCCTCGTGATCGTGGGGCAACGACAAGGACGTGGCCGCGAAGGAGTAGCCGGCCGGCACTGCACATGACGCCGGGCCCGCACTGAAAGGGAGCGGGCCCGGTGTCGTGCTTCCGGCTTCGAGGAACTGCGGCGTCAGGGGGTGACGATGGCGAAGCCGGGGTCGGGGGCGGAGAGGTGGCTCAGGAGTTCGGGCAGCTTGCCGGCGTGGCCGGTGACCTTCACGCCGTCCTGGGCGGCGAGGTCCGCGGGGGCCGTGGCGCCGGCGAGCAGGGCGCGCAGGTCCGCTTCGGTGAGGGTGACCTCGACCTGCGGGTCGGCCGCGGCGGGCCCGGTGCCGGTGGTGTGGGTGAGGACGCCGTTGCGCAGATGCAGGGTGACGGGGTCCTGGCCCTTGATGTTCCAGCGCACGGCGATGTCCGCGTCCCAGCTGCGCGGGCCGTCCACGCGGATCGCGAGGGAGTCGAAGAGCTGGTCGAGGGTCAGCGCGGCCAACATGTCGGGTGAGGCGGTCGCGATGGGGGTGCCGACCGAGCCGTCCCGCAGTTCCAGCGCGCCCATCAGGTAGAAGTTGCGCCAGGTTCCGTTCTCGCTGCCGTAGCCGAGCTGCTCCAGCGCGTCCGCCTGCAACTCGCGGGCGCCGGCGTGGCCGGGGTCGGCGAACAGCACGTGGTTGACCACCTGGGCCACCCAGCGGAAGTCGCCGTCGGCGAAGGACTCCCGCGCCCGGCGCACGACCTCGTCGGCGCCGCCCATGAACTCCACGTACCGGCGGGCCGCCTCGACCGGGGGGTGCTCCCACAGGTGGGCCGGGTTGCCGTCGAACCAGCCCAGGTAACGCTGGTAGATCGCCTTGGTGTTGTGGCTGACGGAGCCGTAGTAGCCGTGCGTGTGCCAGGCGCGTTCCAGGGCGGGCGGCATCCGCATCGCCTCGGCGATCTCCAGGCCGGTCAGGCCCTGGTTGAGCATGCGCAGCGTCTGGTCGTGCAGGTACGCGTACAGGTCACGCTGCTCGGACAGGAAACGCGTCAGCTCCTCCCGCCCCCACACCGGCCAGTGGTGGGAGGCGAAGGCGACGTCCGAGGAGCCCGCGAACAGCGCGACCGCCTCGGTGAGGTAGGCCGCCCAGACGTGCGGGTCGCGGACCTCGGCACCGCGCAGGGTCAGCAGGTTGTGCAGGTTGTGGGTGGCGTTCTCGGCCATGCACAGGGCGGAACGGTCCGGGAAGTGGATGTTCAGCTCGGCCGGCGCCTCGGTGCCCGGGGTGAGCTGGAAGACCATCCGGATGCCGTCCACGGTCTCGGTCTGCCCGGTGCGGGTGATGTCGTGCGTCGGCGGGATCAGGGTGACCGCACCGGTCGACGTGGTCTGGCCCAGTCCCGCGCTGATCTGGCCGCGAGCGCCCTTGGGCAGGGCGGCGCCGTACATGTAGGCGGAGCGGCGGGACATGGCGGTGCCGGCGTAGACGTTCTCGCTGACCGCGTGCTCCAGAAAGCCCAGCGGGGCGAAGATCGGTACGCCGCCGGCGATGTCCTGGTCGGTGACGACTCCGCGCACCCCGCCGAAGTGGTCGACGTGGCTGTGGGTGTACAGCACGCCGGTGACGGGGCGGTCCCCGCGGTGCTCCCGGTACAGGGCCAGGCCCGCGGCGGCGGTCTCCTCGGTCAGCAGCGGGTCGATGACGAGGATGCCGCGCTCGCCCTCGACCAGCGTCATGTTGGACAGGTCGAAACCGCGGATCTGGTAGATGCCCTCGGTCACCTCGAACAGGCCGTGGTCGGCGCAGAGCCGGCCCTGCCGCCACAGGCTCGGGTTCACGGTGTCCGGGCAGTCCCCGTCCAGGAAGCCGTACGCGGTCAGGTCCCACACGGTGCGTCCGGTGCCGTCGGCGATCAGGTTGTCCCGCGCCGTGCCCATGAAGCCGCGCTTGGCGTTCTCCAGGTCCCGCGTGTCGTCGAAGGGCAGTCGTGCCGTGACCTGCTGGTTGGCGGCGGCGATGGTCGGCTGCGCGGGCTTGGGCTCGGTGTGCTCGGACAACGCGGACTCCCTTGCTGGCGGGCGACGGTGACGGCCGCACGATCGGCACGAACGTCTCCACCCTCCGCCCGGCGGCCACCGCCATCGACCGCACGTGCTCCATCCGGGGTAACCGGTGAGGACGCACGCGTACGGGCCCGAGCGGGTGGCGACACACCTGTTCGGCGGAACGTCCCACACCCGCCGCGGGGCGGCACGGTCTCATGTGGGCATGCCGATGACTCTCCCCCCGCGCCGCGGAAGCGGCACCTACCGTCGCCGGGCGGCCGCCCGGGCCGTGCTGGGCGTCACCACCGCCGCCGCCCTCGCCGGCGTGTGCTTCGCCGCTGTCAGTCCCGGCGCTTCGGCGGCCGAGGGCGACGTGGCGACCAGCACCCTGGCCGACCTGACCGTCTCCGACGTGCCCGTGGCCGGGCTGACCGCGTTCCACGGCGTGTTCGGCACGGCGGGCTCTGCCCCGGACGCGGGGCTCGACGAGGGCGACTTCTCCGACCCGTCCGGCGTGTTGCAACACCTCACCGTCCACGGGAACGGGGTCGCGCTGACCGACGCGGAGCCGGAGAAGAACTACGCGCAGGCACAGGCGTCCGGCTTCACCCTGGCCCTGACCCGTCCCGACTTCCTCAGCGTGGGGTCCCTCGACTCCTACACGGAGTGCCTCCCCGCGCCGGTCGGCCCGCTCGCCCTCGCCTACGCCCACACGGACTCCGACGAGATCGACGTCCTCGGCCACGGGGTGCCCCCGGGCACCACGCAACTGGACGTCACCGGCGCCGAACTCGGCGTCGACAGCGTCAGCAGCGCCACGCTCACCGTGGTCTACGACCGGTTCGAGGACCCGTCCGGCGGGGCCTACCAGCCGGTGTCCTCCGCGCGCGCCGGCCTGGACATCACGATCACCGGCACGTTCCGCGACACGGACGGGGCCGTCGCCTACGACGGTCCGGTCACCCGCCTGGAACTCGGCCACGTCGCCGTGACCTGCGAGGCCCCCACGCCGACGGACACGGGTACGCCGACGGTGACCCCGACCGATACGGGTACGCCGACGGTCACCCCGACGGATACGGGTACGCCGACGCCCACTCCGACGCCGACCGATACGGGTACGCCGACGGTCACCCCGACGGATACGGGTACGCCGACGCCCACTCCGACGCCGACCGACACCGGTACGCCCACGCCTACCCCGACGGATACGGGTACGCCGACGCCTACCCCGACGCCGACCGGCACCGGTACGCCCACTCCCACCCCCACCCCGACCGACACGGGCACCCCCACACCCACGCCCACGCCGACCGGTTCCGAGTCGTGCCCGCCCAGTACGACGCCGAAGCCGCACCACCCCGGCGGCGGTGGCTACGGGCGGCACGCGGGCGCGTAGGCGTCCTGCCCGGCTCTGCGCCGGGCCGCTCACCCACGTGGGTCCACCGGGTCGCGGCATCCGGTGGGCTCGCGGAGCGTGAGGAGCATTCCTGTGACCGGAGGGTGTGGTGCCGTGGGTGACGCGATCGGGCAGATGCTGGCGTCCGCCGTGGGGATCGCCATCAGTCCGTTGCCGCTGATCGCGGTGATCCTCATGCTGGCCACGCCGAAGGGACGCGCCAACGGCATGGCGTTCACCGCCGGATGGATCGTGGCGCTCGCCGTGCTGGTCACGGTGGTGGTGCTGGTCGGCTCGGGCGGGGACGCCTCCCATGGCGACGGTGGGCCGGGGCGCTGGACGTACTGGCTCAAACTCGCGCTCGGGCTGGTGTTCCTGGTGCTGGGCGCCGGGCAGTGGCGCCGGCGTCCGCGCGAGGGGCAGGAGGCGGCGCCGCCCGGGTGGATGCGGGCGATCGACGGTTTCTCGCCCGCCAAGTCCGCCGGTCTGGCCGCGGCGCTCGCGGTGGCCAACCCGAAGAACCTGGTCCTCGCGATCGGGGGCGCCGTCTCCATCGCCGCCTCCGGCGCGAGCACGGGCGGCAAGACCGTCGCCGCCGTCCTGATGGTGCTCGTCGCGTCGCTGTGCACCCTGCTGCCGCTGGGCACGTACCTGCTGGGCGGCAGCCGGTCCGAGGCCGTACTGGGGGAGTGGCGCACCTGGATGGCCCGGCACAACGCGGCGATCATGACGACGGTGCTGGTCGTCCTGGGCGCCAAGTACGTCGGCGACGCGATCAGCGGTCTGACCCGGTGAGCGCGAGCAGCGCTGCCGCGGCGGTCCCGGCACGCGAGAGCGGCCGCTGATGGCCGGGGACGACGACCCGGCCACCGGGTCCGGACGCGACGACGCCCACCGGTCGACCGCGGAGGGCGCGTGGTGGGAGCGGGGCGAGGAACCCGACTACCGGGCCACCCTGGCCAACGAGCGCACCCTGCTGGCCTGGTCGCGTACCGCGCTGGCGTTGCTGGCCGCCTCGTTCGCCGTCGTCAAGCTCACCGTCATCACCCCGCGCGGCCTGCGGCTGGCGCTGGGCGCTTACCTCGTCGCTCTGTCGGGCGGCGTCACGGTCACCGGATACGTCCAGTGGCGCGTCCGCCAGGCCCGGATGCGCCACCGGCTGCCCCTGGGCCGCCTCGTGAGCCCGCCCGTGCTCACCGCGGCCCTGCTGGTGCTCGCCGGTTTCGTCGTCGCGGTCATCGTCATCGCGTCGTGAGGAGGTGGATCGGTGGCCGTACGAGCGCACTTGCCGGTCCGCGTCCGGTCGATGCTGTCCGGCGTGAGCGGCCCGGGCGCCCGAGGTGACCTGCTCGGCGCGCTGACCGCCTGGGCCCTGATCGTCCCGGAGTGCGTGGCGTACGCGCAGATCGCGGGGGTGCCGCCGCAGAACGCCTTCTACGCCGCGCCGGTCGCCCTGGTCGCGTACGTCCTGCTCGGCCGCTCCCGGTTCCTGATCATCGGGGCGACCTCCGCGGCGGCGGTGCTGTCGGGTGCGACGGTCGCGGGCATCACCTCGGACCCGAAGCGGGCGGTGGGCCTGTCAGCGGCGCTCGCGGTGGTCGCGGGCGGTGTGCTGCTGGCCGCGGGGCTGGCCCGACTCGGGTTCGTGACGAACTTCCTCGCCGAACCGGCGCTGTACGGCTTCCTTTTCGGGATGGCGCTGACCATCGTGGTCCGCCAGGCCGCGAAGATCGTCGGGGTGTCCAGCGGCGACGGGCAGTTCTTCCCCCGCCTGTGGACGCTGCTGCGGCACCTGCCCGACTGGTCGCTCGCCTCGCTGGTCGTCGGGGCCGCGGCACTGGCGGCGCTGTTCGCGCTGGAGCGCTACGTCCCCAGGCTCCCCGCGTCCCTCGTGGTGCTGGTCGTGGCGCTGGCGGTGTCCGCGGCGGCCGGGCTGAAGGACCACGGGGTGGAGGTGGTCGGGAAGATCCCCTCGGCCGTACCGGTGCCCCACCTGCCCGGTATCCCGGCCGCGGACTGGTGGAAGCTGGTCGGCGGGGCCTGCGGGGTGTCGCTGGTGGTGTTCGCCGAGGCGTTCAGCATCGCCTCGCGGTTCGCGCGCGGGCACGGCGACGAGGTGGACGGCAACCGGGAGATGGCGGCGGTCGGATTCGCGAACGTCGCCGTCGGCTTCGTCCGCGGCTTCGCCGTCTCCGGCAGCGCCTCGCGCAGCGCCGCCGCCGAGTCCGCCGGGGCGCGCTCCCAGCTGACCTCGCTGATCGCCGCCGTGCTCATCCTGCTCACCGGCGCCTTCCTCACCCCGCTCTTCACCGACCTGCCCGAGCCGGTGCTCGGCGCGATCGTGATCGTCGCCGTCCGCGGCTTCCTGTCCACCTCCGAACTGCGGCGCTACGCCCGAGCGGACCGGGCGAGCCTGGGGGTGGCGCTGACCGCGCTGACCGGGGTGCTGCTCTTCGACCTGCTGCCCGGGCTGCTACTGGCGGTGGCGCTGTCACTGGTGCTGTTCATCGCCGCCGCCAGCACCGCGCACCTGTCGGTCCTGGGCCGGCTGCCCGGCGGCCGGCTGTACGGCGACACCGCGCAGCACCCCGGCGCGACCACCGTCCCCGGGGTCCTCGCCACCCGGCTGGACGGCGCCTTGTTCTTCGGCAACTCCGACCGCACCCGGCTGGGCCTGCTCGCGCTGGCCTCGGCCGCCCACCCCCGACCCCACACCGTCGTCCTCGACCTGGGCGCGAGCTACCACCTCGGTGTCCCCGTCCTGGACACCCTCGACGAGCTGCGCACCGCCCTCGACCGTCAGGGCAGCGCCCTGCACCTCGCCGGTCTGCGCGCGGTGGCCCGCCCCGCGTTCGACCACCACCGGCTCGCCGCCCGGCTCGGCCCCGACGCCGTGCACGCCACCGTCGAGGACGCCATCGCCGCGGTCGCCCGGCCGCCGGCCGGATCGCAGAAGTGAGGGCCATGCGCAACCTGCTGTCCGCCACCGGCCGCCGCCGCTCCCGCCGCTCACCCCGCGCGACGTGGCCCAACCGCGGCTTGGCCGTCGCGCTCGTGGCCGCCGGGGCGCTGCTGGGCTGGTGGCTGCCGCACCTGGAACGGACCAGGAACCTCGGCGGCCTGTCCTACGACGCGTCCGCCGCGCAGGCCACCCTCGGGGCGATCGCGTCGGGCATCATCACCCTCACCGGTTTCGTGCTGACCGCCGTCACCCTGGTCGTCCAGTCCGTGCAGAGCATGTCGTCCCGGCTCGCCGGGGTGCTGGGCTTCTTCGAGCGTTCGCTGGTGCTGTTCGGCGCGCTGACCGGCACGGCCGTGTACTCCCTCGTCGTCCTCGCGCAGGTCCGCGAGCACCATGTGCCGGACCTGGCGGTCACGTTGGCCATCGTCTTCGTCGTCCTGTCCACGGGCACGATCCTGCGCACGCTCGCCGGGCTGCGGGAGGTGATCACCGGCGGCGGCCTCGTCCGCGCGGTCGGGCAGCGGCTGCACGAGGCACTCGACCGCGTCTGGCAGGACGCGGCAGCAGCGGAGCCGTCCACAGGGCCGGCTGCCGGGCCCGAACCGGAGGGTGCCGTGGTCGCCGCGACCGGCGGCGGCGTCGTCCAGCACATCGACGGTCCCGCCATCGCGGCGGCCGCCGCCGGCAGCGGCCTGCACGTCACCTGCCTGACGGCCGTCGGCAGCTTCGTCGAACCCGGCGAGCCCCTCCTGCGCGTCACCCCCGGGCCGCCGGCCGAGTCCGACGCACGACGCCTGGTCCGCGCCGTACGCCTCGGGCCCTCCCGCCGTATCGACCACGACCCCGCGTACGGGCTGCGCCTGCTCGTCGACGTCGCGATCCGCGCCCTGTCACCCGCCGTCAACGACCCGACCACCGCCGTCCAGGCCCTCGACCAGATCGAAGCGGCCCTGCTGCGCCTCGCCCCCCGGCCGCTCGGCCCGGCCACCCTCCGCGACCGCGACGGCGCCGCCCTCGTCACCATCCCCCGCCCCGGCTGGAGCCAGCTCCTCGACCTGGCCCTCGCGGAGATCCTCGGCTACGGAGCCGGCTCCCTCCAGGTCCAGCGCCGCCTGCGGGCCCTGCTCGACACGGTGGAGCGGACCATCCCGCCCGCCCGCGCCGCCACCCTCACCCCCTACCGCGCCATCCTGGACCGCGCCGCCCGCGACTTCCCGGACCCGACCATGTCCGAAGCCGCCACCACCCCCGACCCCCAGGGCATCGGCGGCCCCGCCCCCACCCCATAACCCCCGCACCGGTCGCGGCGCCCGGCGCCCGGCCGGTCGAACTGCCGGGTGGGGTCGGGTCAGCGTTTGATGCCCACGCCTGCCAGCAGGCTGATCTCGGCGTCCGGGATCTCCGCACCGTGGGCGGCGGGTTCGGTGGAACGCCAGCGGTGGCAGCAGCAGATGCCGGGGTCGATCAGGTCGAGCCCGTCGAAGAAGCGGCGGACGTCGCTGTGCGAGCGGAACTGCACCGGAGAACCGGACTTCGTGTAGACCTCCGCGACCCTGTTCCAGGTGACGGGGTCGAAGTCGGGCGTGCAGTGGTTCATGGCGAGGGCGCTGCCCGCCGGGAGCGGGTCGAGCAGGCGGTGGACGATGGCGTACGGGTCGTGCGGGTCGGTGATGAAGTGCATGAGCGCGTTGAGGGAGAGCGCGATGGGCTGGTCGAAGTCCAGGACCCCCGCGTCCTCCACGGAACTCATCAGCGCGTCGGGGTCGGTGATGTCGGCCTCGACGTAGGCCGTGCGCCCCTGGCTGGTGCTGCGC comes from Streptomyces sp. NBC_00448 and encodes:
- a CDS encoding alkyl/aryl-sulfatase, with the protein product MGTARDNLIADGTGRTVWDLTAYGFLDGDCPDTVNPSLWRQGRLCADHGLFEVTEGIYQIRGFDLSNMTLVEGERGILVIDPLLTEETAAAGLALYREHRGDRPVTGVLYTHSHVDHFGGVRGVVTDQDIAGGVPIFAPLGFLEHAVSENVYAGTAMSRRSAYMYGAALPKGARGQISAGLGQTTSTGAVTLIPPTHDITRTGQTETVDGIRMVFQLTPGTEAPAELNIHFPDRSALCMAENATHNLHNLLTLRGAEVRDPHVWAAYLTEAVALFAGSSDVAFASHHWPVWGREELTRFLSEQRDLYAYLHDQTLRMLNQGLTGLEIAEAMRMPPALERAWHTHGYYGSVSHNTKAIYQRYLGWFDGNPAHLWEHPPVEAARRYVEFMGGADEVVRRARESFADGDFRWVAQVVNHVLFADPGHAGARELQADALEQLGYGSENGTWRNFYLMGALELRDGSVGTPIATASPDMLAALTLDQLFDSLAIRVDGPRSWDADIAVRWNIKGQDPVTLHLRNGVLTHTTGTGPAAADPQVEVTLTEADLRALLAGATAPADLAAQDGVKVTGHAGKLPELLSHLSAPDPGFAIVTP
- a CDS encoding DUF2254 domain-containing protein, whose product is MRNLLSATGRRRSRRSPRATWPNRGLAVALVAAGALLGWWLPHLERTRNLGGLSYDASAAQATLGAIASGIITLTGFVLTAVTLVVQSVQSMSSRLAGVLGFFERSLVLFGALTGTAVYSLVVLAQVREHHVPDLAVTLAIVFVVLSTGTILRTLAGLREVITGGGLVRAVGQRLHEALDRVWQDAAAAEPSTGPAAGPEPEGAVVAATGGGVVQHIDGPAIAAAAAGSGLHVTCLTAVGSFVEPGEPLLRVTPGPPAESDARRLVRAVRLGPSRRIDHDPAYGLRLLVDVAIRALSPAVNDPTTAVQALDQIEAALLRLAPRPLGPATLRDRDGAALVTIPRPGWSQLLDLALAEILGYGAGSLQVQRRLRALLDTVERTIPPARAATLTPYRAILDRAARDFPDPTMSEAATTPDPQGIGGPAPTP
- a CDS encoding SulP family inorganic anion transporter, with protein sequence MAVRAHLPVRVRSMLSGVSGPGARGDLLGALTAWALIVPECVAYAQIAGVPPQNAFYAAPVALVAYVLLGRSRFLIIGATSAAAVLSGATVAGITSDPKRAVGLSAALAVVAGGVLLAAGLARLGFVTNFLAEPALYGFLFGMALTIVVRQAAKIVGVSSGDGQFFPRLWTLLRHLPDWSLASLVVGAAALAALFALERYVPRLPASLVVLVVALAVSAAAGLKDHGVEVVGKIPSAVPVPHLPGIPAADWWKLVGGACGVSLVVFAEAFSIASRFARGHGDEVDGNREMAAVGFANVAVGFVRGFAVSGSASRSAAAESAGARSQLTSLIAAVLILLTGAFLTPLFTDLPEPVLGAIVIVAVRGFLSTSELRRYARADRASLGVALTALTGVLLFDLLPGLLLAVALSLVLFIAAASTAHLSVLGRLPGGRLYGDTAQHPGATTVPGVLATRLDGALFFGNSDRTRLGLLALASAAHPRPHTVVLDLGASYHLGVPVLDTLDELRTALDRQGSALHLAGLRAVARPAFDHHRLAARLGPDAVHATVEDAIAAVARPPAGSQK
- a CDS encoding GAP family protein, producing MGDAIGQMLASAVGIAISPLPLIAVILMLATPKGRANGMAFTAGWIVALAVLVTVVVLVGSGGDASHGDGGPGRWTYWLKLALGLVFLVLGAGQWRRRPREGQEAAPPGWMRAIDGFSPAKSAGLAAALAVANPKNLVLAIGGAVSIAASGASTGGKTVAAVLMVLVASLCTLLPLGTYLLGGSRSEAVLGEWRTWMARHNAAIMTTVLVVLGAKYVGDAISGLTR
- a CDS encoding YidH family protein, whose protein sequence is MAGDDDPATGSGRDDAHRSTAEGAWWERGEEPDYRATLANERTLLAWSRTALALLAASFAVVKLTVITPRGLRLALGAYLVALSGGVTVTGYVQWRVRQARMRHRLPLGRLVSPPVLTAALLVLAGFVVAVIVIAS
- a CDS encoding SAM-dependent methyltransferase; protein product: MTTRQAGRDLDTSKAHSARMYDYFLGGKDHFEIDKEAALVAAQAHPGIYVTARENRAFMHRATRVLAQEHGIRQWLDIGTGIPTEPNLHQVAQSVASDARVVYADNDPLVLKYAERLMRSTSQGRTAYVEADITDPDALMSSVEDAGVLDFDQPIALSLNALMHFITDPHDPYAIVHRLLDPLPAGSALAMNHCTPDFDPVTWNRVAEVYTKSGSPVQFRSHSDVRRFFDGLDLIDPGICCCHRWRSTEPAAHGAEIPDAEISLLAGVGIKR